One genomic segment of Streptomyces sp. NBC_00239 includes these proteins:
- a CDS encoding NADH-ubiquinone oxidoreductase-F iron-sulfur binding region domain-containing protein, with the protein MSATLPALTAVGPPRLLAGLDRAGRLDRVAHLAVHGSLPRLRPEELVALAEDTGLRGRGGAGFPFARKLRAVLAAAGGRAPRTAVVVNGSEGEPGCLKDTALLLYAPHLVLDGALLAAAALGAGEVAVGVHRADVERSVRGAVAERGPDARRVRVERLPDRFVAGESSALVAGLGGGAALPSGRRVRTSESGLGGLPTLLSNTETFAQLAVAARLGALPYRETGDPAEPGTVLLTVAGTWVVEAPTGVPLPYVLRVCGLEPGRGVLVGGYHGGWLGPRDAARAVVSRESLAGFGAVLGAGAVLPLPHDTCPVGETLRVVRWLAAESAGQCGPCVLGLPALADVLAAVERGAGPAALDALHTALGSVRGRGACSHPDGTARFAASAAAAFPDEFAAHAVGAGCGLPVLGALPVPAGRGPVAAPPLAADSGPDGPPGPRTEALTVDWTLCQGHGLCADIVPEVVELGADGYPAQAAMPVPRRLRGQAVRAVRRCPALALRMQG; encoded by the coding sequence GTGAGTGCGACCCTGCCGGCCCTGACCGCCGTCGGGCCGCCCCGGCTCCTCGCGGGGCTCGACCGGGCCGGCCGCCTGGACCGGGTCGCCCACCTCGCCGTCCACGGCTCGCTGCCGCGGCTGCGGCCCGAGGAGCTGGTGGCGCTGGCGGAGGACACCGGACTGCGCGGCCGGGGCGGTGCGGGCTTCCCGTTCGCCCGCAAGCTGCGCGCCGTGCTGGCGGCCGCCGGCGGCCGGGCGCCCCGTACCGCGGTCGTCGTCAACGGCAGCGAGGGCGAGCCCGGTTGCCTCAAGGACACGGCGCTGCTCCTGTACGCACCGCACCTGGTGCTCGACGGGGCGCTGCTCGCCGCGGCGGCCCTCGGCGCCGGGGAGGTGGCCGTCGGGGTGCACCGCGCGGACGTCGAGCGCTCGGTGCGCGGCGCCGTCGCCGAACGCGGCCCCGACGCGCGCCGGGTCCGTGTCGAGCGGCTGCCGGACCGGTTCGTCGCGGGCGAGTCGTCGGCGCTCGTGGCCGGCCTGGGCGGCGGCGCCGCACTGCCGTCGGGGCGCCGGGTCCGCACCAGCGAGAGCGGCCTCGGCGGGCTGCCGACCCTGCTGTCGAACACCGAGACCTTCGCCCAGCTCGCCGTCGCCGCCCGCCTCGGCGCGCTGCCGTACCGGGAGACCGGCGACCCCGCCGAGCCCGGCACGGTCCTGCTGACCGTCGCCGGCACCTGGGTGGTGGAGGCGCCGACCGGCGTGCCGCTGCCGTACGTGCTGCGGGTGTGCGGACTGGAACCCGGCCGGGGCGTCCTGGTCGGCGGATACCACGGCGGCTGGCTCGGCCCGCGGGACGCCGCGCGGGCCGTCGTCTCCCGGGAGTCCCTCGCCGGGTTCGGCGCGGTGCTCGGCGCGGGCGCGGTACTGCCGCTGCCCCACGACACCTGCCCGGTCGGCGAGACCCTCCGGGTGGTGCGCTGGCTGGCGGCCGAGTCGGCGGGCCAGTGCGGCCCGTGCGTCCTGGGGCTGCCCGCACTCGCGGACGTCCTCGCGGCCGTCGAGCGCGGAGCCGGACCGGCGGCGCTGGACGCGCTGCACACCGCCCTGGGCTCCGTACGCGGCAGGGGCGCGTGCAGCCACCCCGACGGCACCGCCCGGTTCGCGGCCTCGGCGGCGGCCGCGTTCCCCGACGAGTTCGCCGCCCATGCCGTCGGCGCCGGCTGCGGGCTCCCGGTCCTCGGGGCGCTGCCGGTGCCCGCGGGCCGCGGACCAGTGGCGGCCCCGCCGCTCGCGGCGGACAGTGGCCCGGACGGCCCGCCCGGCCCGCGCACGGAGGCCCTGACCGTCGACTGGACGCTGTGCCAGGGGCACGGGCTGTGCGCCGACATAGTCCCCGAGGTGGTCGAGCTGGGCGCCGACGGCTACCCGGCGCAGGCCGCGATGCCGGTCCCGCGCCGCCTGCGCGGACAGGCCGTACGCGCCGTGCGGCGCTGCCCCGCACTCGCCCTGCGCATGCAGGGCTGA
- a CDS encoding SCO0930 family lipoprotein — MEHRRRLALCTAAVSVALLAAAGCGTGSDGGKTLVQPAGGSAAAGDGEAGGEYGSGDPGSDGYGSGPGSGSGSGYGSGAADSADSQDAAARRTPAQQLGVRDVAGVGPAVTDSRGFTLYRFDKDTAVPSAATCEGACATTWPPVPADDATAGALIDPQLLGEVVRGDGTRQLTLAGWPVYRYRMDVRPGQANGEGVGGTWHALGPDGKPAAAAAKPAPAPDATPGAGAGSATAGSSQPPVSNDQLAARQDPALGTVLVDGAGRTLYRFDKDSAWPMKTRCTGACLDMWKPAKPVDRTRVRGVDPRLVNTFTRPDGSRQLAVDCWILYTYTGDTKPGDVNGQGKGGVWWAVKETGKKAGK; from the coding sequence ATGGAACACCGACGTCGGCTCGCCCTGTGCACGGCCGCGGTATCGGTCGCTCTGCTGGCGGCAGCCGGGTGCGGCACGGGCAGCGACGGGGGCAAGACCCTGGTGCAGCCCGCCGGCGGCAGCGCCGCGGCGGGTGACGGGGAAGCGGGCGGGGAGTACGGCTCCGGCGATCCGGGATCCGACGGCTACGGGTCCGGGCCCGGGTCCGGCTCCGGCTCCGGATACGGGTCGGGCGCCGCGGATTCCGCCGACTCGCAGGATGCCGCAGCACGGCGAACTCCGGCGCAGCAGCTGGGAGTTCGCGATGTGGCCGGGGTCGGCCCGGCGGTCACCGACAGCCGGGGTTTCACCCTCTACCGCTTCGACAAGGACACGGCCGTTCCGTCGGCCGCCACCTGTGAGGGGGCGTGTGCCACGACCTGGCCGCCGGTCCCCGCCGACGACGCCACGGCCGGTGCGCTCATCGATCCGCAGCTGCTCGGCGAGGTGGTGCGCGGGGACGGCACCAGGCAGCTGACGCTCGCCGGGTGGCCCGTCTACCGCTACCGCATGGACGTCCGGCCGGGGCAGGCGAACGGTGAGGGCGTGGGCGGCACCTGGCACGCGCTCGGACCCGACGGCAAGCCCGCGGCGGCCGCCGCGAAACCCGCCCCGGCTCCGGACGCCACCCCGGGGGCAGGAGCGGGCAGTGCCACCGCCGGAAGTTCCCAACCTCCCGTGTCCAACGATCAGTTGGCAGCCCGTCAGGACCCCGCGCTCGGTACGGTCCTCGTCGACGGGGCGGGCCGTACGCTCTACCGCTTCGACAAGGACAGCGCCTGGCCCATGAAGACCCGGTGCACCGGCGCCTGCCTGGACATGTGGAAGCCCGCCAAGCCGGTCGACCGGACCCGGGTCCGAGGCGTCGACCCCCGGCTGGTCAACACCTTCACCCGGCCCGACGGTTCGCGACAGCTCGCCGTCGACTGCTGGATCCTCTACACGTACACCGGCGACACCAAGCCCGGTGACGTCAACGGGCAGGGCAAGGGCGGTGTGTGGTGGGCGGTGAAGGAGACCGGGAAGAAGGCGGGCAAGTAG
- a CDS encoding TetR/AcrR family transcriptional regulator, whose protein sequence is MARMPSADRRRQLTEAAIRAMTRDGVAATTTRSIAAEAGLSLSVFHYCFDSKEALLESVITTITDHYVGVVKEAIRPRATLRETVRAGFQAYWDHVAAHPGEHMLTYELTQYALRRPGLEHLARRQYEMYTDTYTALIEQLGDSEDFDLSVPVPVLARYLAAMTDGLTLNLLVLGNDAAAAAVLDMINDHVAGLVRDGTPHSPAAAHAR, encoded by the coding sequence ATGGCACGGATGCCCTCGGCGGACCGGCGCCGCCAGCTGACGGAGGCCGCGATCCGGGCGATGACCCGCGACGGCGTCGCCGCGACCACCACCCGGTCCATCGCCGCCGAGGCAGGCCTGTCCCTGAGCGTCTTCCACTACTGCTTCGACTCCAAGGAAGCGCTCCTCGAATCGGTGATCACCACGATCACCGACCACTACGTCGGCGTGGTGAAAGAAGCCATCCGGCCGCGCGCCACCCTGCGCGAGACCGTGCGGGCCGGCTTCCAGGCGTACTGGGACCACGTGGCCGCACACCCCGGCGAGCACATGCTGACGTACGAACTCACGCAGTACGCCCTGCGCCGGCCGGGGCTGGAACACCTCGCGCGACGGCAGTACGAGATGTACACCGACACGTACACCGCGCTCATCGAACAGCTCGGCGACAGCGAGGACTTCGATCTGAGCGTGCCCGTGCCCGTACTGGCCCGCTACCTCGCCGCCATGACGGACGGCCTGACGCTGAACCTCCTCGTCCTCGGGAACGACGCCGCCGCGGCGGCCGTCCTCGACATGATCAACGACCACGTCGCCGGGCTGGTCCGCGACGGGACGCCGCACTCCCCCGCGGCCGCGCACGCCCGCTGA